Genomic DNA from Pseudomonas fluorescens:
ACAAATTTCGCAGAACACCTCGGTTGAACTGGGTTACCGTTACCTGCGCAGCAACGCCAGCACCGAGATGAGCCCGCACGGTGGCGATAAGGTTGGCTCGTTGGACCTGACCAGCAGCGCCCAGACCTACCTGTCCGCCAACTACACGTTCTAAGCGGTTGATGGTGAGCGTATCCAGCCGGATCGGTCGAAGACGATCCGGCGCCTTTCGTTGAAGTGCGCCGCACTGGATTGTTTGATTTGCCTGGGAGAGGCTCCATGAAATTACTGGTCGTCGAAGACGAAGCGCTGTTGCGTCACCACCTGCAAACCCGTCTCACCGACAGCGGCCATGTGGTGCAGGCCGTGGCCAATGCCGAAGAGGCCTTGTACCAGGTCCGGGAATTCAACCATGACCTGGCGGTGATCGACCTGGGCTTGCCGGGCATCAGCGGGCTGGAGCTGATCCGCCGGCTGCGCTCGCAGGACAAGACGTTTCCGATCCTGATCCTGACCGCCCGCGGCAACTGGCAGGACAAGGTCGAAGGCCTGGCCGCCGGTGCCGACGACTATGTGGTCAAGCCGTTTCAGTTCGAAGAACTGGAGGCCCGGCTGAACGCCCTGTTGCGCCGCTCCAGTGGTTTTACCCAATCGACCATCGTCGCCGGTCCGTTGCTGCTCGACCTCAACCGCAAGCAGGCGTCCCTCGATGAGGAGCCGCTGGCGTTGACTGCCTACGAGTACCGCATCCTCGAATACCTCATGCGCCATCACCAGCAGGTGGTGGCCAAGGACCGCTTGATGGAGCAGCTTTACCCCGATGACGATGAGCGTGATCCCAATGTCATCGAAGTGCTGGTCGGGCGCCTGCGCCGTAAGCTGGAAGCGCCGGCTGGCTTCAAGCCGATCGATACCGTGCGCGGCCTGGGCTACCTGTTCAACGAGCGCTGCCAGTGATTCGTTCGCTTCGCCTGCGGTTGATGCTGGCCGCCATGACCCTGGCGGTGCTGTTCATGCTGGCCTTGTTGCCGGCCATGCAAGGCGCGTTCAGCCTGGCACTGCAGGAATCCATCGAGCAACGCCTGGCTTCGGACGTGACCACGCTGATTTCCGCCGCCCGAGTGGAAAACAACCGCTTGAGGATGCCGGCGCAGTTGCCCGATGAGCGCTTCAACCTCGCCGATGCCCGCCTGCTGGGCTACATCTATGATCGCGAGGGGCGGTTGGTCTGGCGCTCGAAGGCTACCCAGGAAGAGAA
This window encodes:
- a CDS encoding response regulator, with the translated sequence MKLLVVEDEALLRHHLQTRLTDSGHVVQAVANAEEALYQVREFNHDLAVIDLGLPGISGLELIRRLRSQDKTFPILILTARGNWQDKVEGLAAGADDYVVKPFQFEELEARLNALLRRSSGFTQSTIVAGPLLLDLNRKQASLDEEPLALTAYEYRILEYLMRHHQQVVAKDRLMEQLYPDDDERDPNVIEVLVGRLRRKLEAPAGFKPIDTVRGLGYLFNERCQ